One Leguminivora glycinivorella isolate SPB_JAAS2020 chromosome 15, LegGlyc_1.1, whole genome shotgun sequence genomic window, CACTCCAGGCAACCCGATAGAGCTgctaagaaataaataattcatatcAATTTGCACAATTAATGTGGGAAAGCATTTCTGTTGAATGCACAGTAACCTTTCTCTAAGGGCTCATTAGGCGATATTTATGTGCTGACTATGAACTGACAGCGGAGGGTGATATCACAGCTCTTCCCAGCAATTTACGCCCGTGTTAGAACATATTTTGCGCAAAGTGCGAACATTATTTACGTTTAGGGCCACGCCGTTAAATCGGCGCTAATGATAGAATTCAGTGCCCGTAAAAACTAGGAAAGCTTTGGCTATTAGAGTGTAACTGATTAGGAAAAACGACGTTTGAATCACTGACCTCTTTTTTGGTTTGATCGTTGATCTTGACGTGGTTCTGCGCGGGCTTGTCGCGGAGGGGAAGGTACCCCTCGCGGCTGTCCGCGGAGTCCGCCACGGTGGTCTCCGGCTGCGTGCTGGACTCCACCGTGGCCGTAGTCCCGGGGTCCGTGGCCCTGGAGTCGCTCCCAGTGCTCAACGTCGGCGCGGTATCCTTCGGCCCTTCGGCCGTCGTTCCCGAAGTGTCGTACTCGGAAACTGTCTCCGTACTATCCGTGTTCAACGTCGACTCGGTATCTTGAACTGTCGGCGTTTCCGTCGTCCGCACGACCGGCCGTATCGTGTAATGCTTCGTCGGCCGATAAGTGGATGGAATAGTCGCGTCTTTGGTCGGAACTGGTGATTCGATTTTAGTGGTTTGAGTTTTGAATTCTACCGTAGTTTCCGGCGCTTTATGGGTTACTTTTTTAGTTTTCGGTTGAATAGTTGCGGTGGAATGGATCGCGGGAGTGGATTTTGTTTTGGTGGTTTTACGGAGGGTGGTTCGTTCTTCGACGTTGGTGGTGGGTTCAACAGTGGTAATTGTCGTTTGCGGGGGTGTGCGGTCAGCGGGCGGGTCTAGCATGGATTGTTTGGGTGTTCGGGAGGGCGGGAAGAAGTAGTCCATGATGGAAGGGGATCGGTTCCTGTTGGCCGGGAGCCATGCCCAGGGGTTGAAGTCGATGAGGCGCGGATGCGGGGgctcggcggcggcggaggCGACGGACGCGGCGAGCACGAGCGCGAGCAGGAGGTTGAGGCGGGCCATCGCGCGTGCGGCCGCGGCGACGATACGAGCGGGACTGCGCCGGCGCCGCGACCCGCTGCGCACGATCGCAGCCCTCTACAATACTATACTTACAGTTGTGTAATATGAAATTTCGTGTGAATATCACGAAAGCTTTTTTACAGTtcactgatttttttttaaatcaagtagTCTGACTAGCTCAAAAGTTTTTGGTTGCGGTTTAATTATATGTACTGCTTTTACTTTTCGTGATATTAGCTTTTACTTGTGATGTTGAGGTTTTTTGATTACAAGCAGCCTATTAGCCCCTTCGAAATTAGATGGATATAAAGTACTTAGGTAAAGTAACTATTCCCTTCAAGTCAACTTTGCACTAACTTCAATAGAACAAAGGAAGAGATTTTATAAACATCATAATACAGATTCAGGAATTTTATATTAATCATGACAATACCACACTTTGTCCACCACAAATGCTGTAGGTATAACCCCACTTTAGTCACACTTAGGAAGTGTTCAAAAtatctaaataatattatgacccAAGGGCGTGTAGACATTTCTAAGTTCGTTGTTCGTTCCTATACATATGTACAAAGTATTCAgatgtaaagaaaatattatttcaccGTTGAAATAAGCTGTCGCGTTATTTCGTTTGTTTTGTTAAAACCTAAAGATATTTTTGTGGCAATTTCCTTCCTTTTACGCAGTACGTAATTAAAAATACAGTACCCACCTAACGGTTTCTCTTGAAGGTAATCAAAGTGAACACAGGCTGCGGAATACGCATCGTTTATTTTTTTGCCCCAAAAATTTTGCATGTCGGTCACTGAAGTCGTTTCTTGCGCCAGATTCGGAAAAAATATCGAAAAGTTTATTCAATAAGCTTACGCTTAGCCTTCCGGATGGTTGGCGAATTTGGTCAAAACAACAGTAAACAATGAACAAAAGGGGCTAAAGTGGGGCTAAATATGATCAATTGACTTGCAAAAAGTCGATAATGATAAAATAACTGAGGGTATTTTGAGTATAACTACATTTACTACATAATATGTAACTATTACCTCAATGCATTAAATTCGTTATTAATTTTCGACACATTAAAGAATGTTCTTGTTAGTAgggatggttttttttttcacctggGTCTACAATTCTACATAAATGATATGTGCTGTTGAAAACATCTCATGTCTTTGTCAGGGAATCGATATCTTCGATTTCCA contains:
- the LOC125234282 gene encoding dystroglycan 1; translated protein: MARLNLLLALVLAASVASAAAEPPHPRLIDFNPWAWLPANRNRSPSIMDYFFPPSRTPKQSMLDPPADRTPPQTTITTVEPTTNVEERTTLRKTTKTKSTPAIHSTATIQPKTKKVTHKAPETTVEFKTQTTKIESPVPTKDATIPSTYRPTKHYTIRPVVRTTETPTVQDTESTLNTDSTETVSEYDTSGTTAEGPKDTAPTLSTGSDSRATDPGTTATVESSTQPETTVADSADSREGYLPLRDKPAQNHVKINDQTKKETVPLPAGSTNVLAKPTKYHYYPHNQHIYLLPECAIQQVCNAVYVRLNYTQPLCACPARYRDPCSASLNADDLHTTRLTTDSKKKYANKAVTLVKTCEAVSEMRECRAPRDWSLLALQNIRTGKSHYLVICRCPENHILEGPMSHDQPTYASVPGIRVYGMMCVRHNPVYHGFTANRFAAVQSTTSAYKVDYSQPHAYPDKPVYNRYQSPSYLTPNYYNRRSRVSRLRRSVDYPPFPWYKVRELARSLHWID